From the genome of Bacteroides sp. MSB163, one region includes:
- a CDS encoding Mfa1 family fimbria major subunit (Members of this family are fimbrial shaft proteins (major subunit proteins), found in the Bacteriodetes. The family is named for Mfa1 from Porphyromonas gingivalis, and is related to but distinct from the family of FimA from the species.), translated as MKKKFWSNFFMGILAMGLIAGCSSDEWEEGGSTPNPDLEDAVYMNVQVQLPVAGAGTRSETNTPEDGDYGTSTDGEEVGKDYENAVNRILLVLADKEDNLIGCGTQEGFNTLTNGKVNTVQAIKKSTLKDYYDKAEKDETDPTQLKDNTIHVYIFCNPTKRLTSTLSNTAIGTKEWVNNVATLTENPDGTVGEGADQDGSSIWGGSDHKSGFLMSTAIKSHIEKFIPKSMNDWNNYNSKDKAFDLTGKNAGDVDNSKAGSAIKVERSVARFDFKDGSGNATGENTYNVVKDDDGNTTMQIQLQRMGLVNMSKSFYYLRRVSADGSSKGSVLCDTELEHNYVVDTDVDFKRGGLDASSDYAGHFNFCLGNVTDNAWSINEAAREQWYNVDIKTVLGSSENDNYGNKEYKIWRYITENTIPAKEDGTNDIQRNGISTGIVFKGKMLSTPNTPPELKNALGNVTGQSDKDPILYKYNNKLYVRWTEVRAVALTNRETMPEFYKLVFGTADPKDIDLGKKETVNDKEVIVNAKYSTDEKSPDYLWGQWQDNDDETLKDENGLVDKFRLDFKNAATKRDVRDEVGFTLYQSSNDEGNNPGYFCYYYYWNRHNDNGDNGSMGPMEFAVVRNNVYKLAVTRIDELGHPRVSENDPDPKDPEDPDEKDDVYFKLAVEVLPWTVRVNNIEF; from the coding sequence ATGAAAAAGAAATTTTGGAGCAATTTTTTCATGGGAATCTTGGCAATGGGACTCATTGCCGGATGTAGCAGCGATGAATGGGAAGAGGGTGGAAGTACTCCGAATCCTGATTTGGAAGATGCTGTGTATATGAACGTGCAAGTGCAATTGCCGGTGGCAGGGGCAGGAACACGTAGTGAAACCAATACGCCAGAGGATGGTGATTATGGTACAAGTACAGACGGTGAAGAAGTTGGAAAAGATTATGAAAATGCCGTAAATAGAATCTTATTGGTATTGGCCGATAAGGAGGATAACTTAATTGGTTGTGGAACACAAGAAGGATTTAATACTCTGACGAATGGTAAAGTAAACACTGTCCAGGCAATTAAAAAATCCACATTAAAAGATTATTATGACAAAGCAGAAAAAGATGAGACTGATCCTACTCAATTGAAGGATAACACTATCCACGTCTATATTTTCTGTAACCCGACAAAACGTCTCACAAGTACTCTTTCAAATACTGCCATCGGTACCAAGGAATGGGTGAATAATGTTGCTACTCTAACGGAAAATCCTGATGGTACAGTAGGTGAAGGTGCAGATCAAGATGGCTCATCTATTTGGGGAGGTTCAGACCATAAAAGTGGTTTCTTGATGTCTACGGCTATTAAGTCGCATATAGAAAAGTTCATCCCTAAAAGTATGAATGATTGGAATAATTATAACTCTAAGGATAAAGCTTTTGATTTGACAGGAAAAAATGCCGGTGATGTAGACAATAGCAAAGCTGGCTCTGCGATTAAAGTAGAACGTTCCGTGGCTCGTTTCGACTTTAAAGACGGAAGTGGAAATGCTACCGGAGAGAATACGTATAATGTTGTGAAAGACGATGACGGTAATACCACAATGCAAATTCAATTGCAGAGAATGGGATTGGTCAATATGAGTAAAAGTTTTTATTATTTGCGTCGTGTTTCAGCTGATGGTTCTTCTAAAGGTTCTGTTCTTTGTGATACAGAGTTGGAGCATAATTATGTTGTTGATACAGATGTTGACTTCAAGAGAGGTGGTTTGGATGCATCAAGCGATTATGCAGGTCATTTCAATTTTTGCCTTGGTAATGTTACTGACAATGCATGGAGCATAAATGAGGCTGCACGCGAGCAATGGTATAACGTAGATATAAAAACAGTTCTTGGCTCAAGCGAGAATGATAATTATGGAAATAAAGAGTACAAGATTTGGCGCTATATTACCGAAAATACGATACCTGCAAAAGAAGATGGTACTAATGACATACAAAGAAATGGTATCTCTACAGGTATCGTGTTTAAAGGTAAAATGTTGTCAACTCCTAACACTCCACCTGAGTTGAAAAATGCTTTAGGGAATGTAACCGGACAATCTGACAAGGATCCAATCTTGTATAAATATAATAATAAATTGTATGTACGTTGGACCGAAGTACGTGCAGTTGCATTGACAAATAGGGAAACAATGCCCGAATTCTATAAACTTGTATTTGGTACTGCAGATCCTAAAGATATTGATTTGGGAAAAAAAGAGACTGTAAATGATAAAGAGGTAATAGTTAACGCAAAATATAGTACAGACGAAAAAAGTCCTGATTATTTATGGGGCCAGTGGCAAGATAACGATGACGAAACATTAAAAGATGAAAACGGTTTGGTTGACAAATTCCGTTTAGATTTCAAAAATGCTGCTACAAAGAGAGACGTGAGAGACGAAGTTGGATTTACTCTTTATCAATCCAGTAATGACGAAGGAAATAATCCTGGTTATTTCTGTTATTATTATTATTGGAACCGTCATAACGATAACGGTGACAACGGTTCGATGGGTCCGATGGAATTTGCCGTAGTACGTAACAACGTTTATAAACTTGCTGTGACCAGAATCGACGAGCTTGGACATCCGCGTGTATCAGAAAACGACCCGGATCCCAAAGATCCTGAGGATCCTGATGAAAAAGATGACGTTTATTTCAAGCTTGCTGTTGAAGTTCTCCCCTGGACCGTACGCGTAAACAATATCGAATTCTAA
- a CDS encoding DUF3868 domain-containing protein — MDARYGIAKILICALLPLCTAPVLKAQSLMDGQMEVRNLAVSRQEDKLFVSLDLDVSALKVGTNREVVFAPTLSKGEHLIELPAVMVAGRNRYYHHLRNKSAVSLDRLYRSGERDVIEYRLVVPYEKWMTNAALNVSNTTNGCCGTPILNDISLLENVLPEKNVMAFFPEYVYIRPKAEQKINQIEGSAYIDFPVNRTELYPEYRRNPQELKKILATIDAVREDADTRILAISIKGYASPEGSYTNNIRLAKGRTATLKEYVRRQYHFPDSLFTTSYEPEDWEGLRRFVEGSHLTYRDEILRLIDSDMEPDAKDRKIKVTYRDDYAYLLREVYPGLRHSDYVVRYEVRAYTDPEEIKRLLRTQPQKLSLEEMYLVAQDMEPGSEEYNETFEIAVRMFPEDATANLNAANTAMRLGNLPLAEKYLEKAGDTSEAAYARGIHSALSGNYEAAEILLKEADRKGQEKAKEMLKRLEEVRKSLE; from the coding sequence ATGGATGCAAGATATGGAATAGCGAAGATATTGATTTGCGCCCTGTTGCCCCTATGCACGGCACCGGTGCTGAAAGCCCAGTCATTGATGGACGGGCAGATGGAAGTGCGAAATCTGGCAGTGTCCAGACAAGAAGATAAACTGTTTGTCTCCTTGGATCTTGACGTTTCGGCACTCAAGGTTGGCACCAACCGCGAAGTGGTGTTTGCCCCTACACTCAGCAAAGGCGAGCACTTGATAGAGTTGCCGGCAGTGATGGTGGCGGGAAGGAATCGTTATTATCACCATCTGCGCAACAAATCTGCCGTGAGCCTTGACAGACTCTACCGTAGCGGTGAACGGGATGTGATAGAATACCGTTTGGTAGTGCCTTACGAGAAATGGATGACTAACGCTGCTCTGAACGTTTCCAATACTACCAACGGATGTTGTGGTACTCCCATCCTGAACGATATTTCTCTGTTGGAGAACGTACTTCCGGAAAAGAACGTGATGGCTTTCTTTCCCGAATACGTCTACATACGCCCGAAGGCTGAACAGAAAATCAATCAGATAGAAGGATCGGCCTATATCGATTTCCCTGTAAACCGCACGGAACTGTATCCCGAGTACCGCCGTAACCCGCAAGAGTTGAAGAAGATACTTGCCACAATAGATGCCGTGAGAGAAGATGCCGATACCCGCATCCTTGCTATCAGCATCAAGGGATACGCTTCGCCCGAAGGCTCGTACACCAACAATATACGCTTGGCGAAAGGACGTACGGCAACGTTGAAAGAATACGTGCGCAGACAATACCACTTCCCCGACTCACTGTTTACTACCAGCTACGAACCGGAAGACTGGGAAGGTCTGAGGCGTTTTGTGGAAGGTTCGCACCTGACTTATCGTGACGAGATTCTGCGCCTGATAGACAGTGACATGGAGCCAGATGCCAAAGACCGTAAGATTAAGGTGACTTATCGAGACGATTACGCTTATCTGCTGCGCGAAGTCTATCCCGGATTGCGCCACTCCGATTACGTGGTGCGTTATGAAGTGCGTGCCTACACTGATCCGGAAGAAATAAAGCGCCTGCTACGGACACAACCGCAGAAGTTGAGTTTGGAAGAGATGTACCTCGTGGCACAAGACATGGAACCAGGTAGTGAAGAGTATAACGAAACTTTCGAGATAGCTGTACGTATGTTCCCCGAAGATGCTACTGCAAATTTGAATGCTGCCAATACCGCCATGCGTTTAGGCAACTTGCCTTTGGCGGAAAAATATTTGGAAAAAGCTGGCGATACGTCCGAGGCGGCTTATGCCCGGGGCATTCACTCCGCTCTCTCCGGCAATTATGAAGCGGCCGAGATATTGTTGAAAGAGGCCGACCGGAAAGGACAGGAGAAAGCCAAAGAGATGCTGAAACGCCTGGAAGAGGTAAGAAAGAGTTTGGAATAA
- a CDS encoding DUF3575 domain-containing protein: MTLKLYVILFLGLFSMGARCQEVVLKSNLLYDAFATLNAGVEVGLADRWTLDVSANYNGWTFSHDRKWKHWLLQPEARYWFCDRWAGHFVGAHALGGQYNVGNLDNNLSFLGTDFSGISDNRYQGWFGGLGLVYGHSWILNKHWNLEALFGFGWVYTRYDVYPCAHCGTKVAEDKSHNYIGPTKAAINLVYTF; encoded by the coding sequence ATGACTTTAAAACTTTATGTGATTTTGTTTTTAGGTCTTTTCAGCATGGGAGCCAGATGTCAGGAAGTGGTTCTGAAAAGTAATTTACTATACGATGCTTTCGCCACGTTGAACGCGGGGGTGGAGGTAGGTCTTGCGGACAGATGGACGTTGGACGTGTCTGCCAATTATAATGGCTGGACCTTCTCTCACGATCGAAAATGGAAACACTGGCTTCTGCAACCCGAGGCACGCTACTGGTTTTGTGACCGGTGGGCAGGTCATTTTGTGGGTGCGCATGCCCTTGGTGGACAATACAATGTGGGAAATCTGGATAATAACCTTTCTTTTCTCGGAACCGACTTCTCTGGAATCTCCGACAACCGCTATCAGGGTTGGTTCGGAGGGCTCGGATTGGTATATGGTCATTCGTGGATACTTAATAAACATTGGAATTTGGAAGCTTTGTTTGGTTTCGGGTGGGTTTATACCCGCTACGATGTCTATCCTTGTGCCCATTGTGGCACAAAAGTGGCTGAAGATAAATCGCATAACTACATAGGTCCCACGAAAGCGGCAATCAATCTGGTTTATACATTTTAA
- a CDS encoding site-specific integrase, giving the protein MASKTKFRSSSTESKQVKGSALPGAFLQPFMQEIIHRMHMLGKERTGETYTSTLNSFMRFRQDRDILWEEFDADLLVSYEAYLKSTGVDMNTISFYNRILRAVYNRAVERGFTTQRYPFKYVYTGIGKTVRRGLPLKVIRNIKYMELSAFPLLDYARDMFLFSFYTRGMSFIDMAYLKKSDLKNGILTYCRKKTGQRLWIGWEHNMQDILDKYPVIQSSPYLLPIIREAGIKERAQYNNALHLVNRKLKFIGEMLEVSIPLTMYVARHSWASVAKSKNIPLSVISEGMGHDSENTTLIYLTSLDTATVDRANRLILKSI; this is encoded by the coding sequence ATGGCATCTAAAACAAAATTCAGATCCTCTTCTACAGAGAGTAAGCAAGTAAAAGGCAGTGCATTACCGGGCGCTTTTTTACAACCGTTCATGCAAGAGATCATCCATCGAATGCATATGCTGGGCAAAGAACGTACCGGAGAGACTTACACCAGTACGCTTAATAGTTTTATGCGTTTTCGCCAAGACAGAGACATCCTTTGGGAAGAGTTTGATGCAGATTTGCTGGTCTCTTATGAAGCTTACCTTAAATCTACCGGAGTGGATATGAACACCATTTCCTTTTATAACCGGATTTTGCGTGCCGTATACAATCGGGCGGTAGAAAGAGGATTTACTACACAAAGGTATCCCTTTAAATATGTGTATACGGGAATCGGGAAGACTGTCAGACGAGGGCTTCCCTTAAAAGTGATCCGTAACATTAAATACATGGAGTTGTCGGCATTTCCTCTGTTGGATTATGCCCGTGACATGTTTCTCTTCAGTTTCTACACTCGTGGTATGTCATTTATTGATATGGCTTATCTGAAGAAGAGCGACCTGAAGAACGGAATTCTTACTTATTGTCGAAAAAAAACAGGACAACGTCTTTGGATAGGATGGGAGCATAATATGCAGGATATACTCGATAAGTATCCTGTAATACAAAGCTCTCCGTATTTGCTTCCTATAATTCGTGAGGCGGGAATAAAGGAGAGGGCGCAATACAACAATGCGCTTCATCTTGTCAATAGGAAGTTGAAATTTATTGGGGAAATGCTTGAGGTGTCCATTCCATTGACTATGTATGTTGCACGACACTCATGGGCAAGCGTAGCTAAAAGTAAGAATATTCCTCTTTCTGTCATTAGTGAAGGAATGGGACATGATTCTGAGAATACAACATTGATTTACCTGACTTCACTTGATACTGCAACAGTGGATAGAGCTAATAGGTTGATCTTGAAATCTATATAG
- a CDS encoding M20 family metallo-hydrolase: protein MTYDIPTMVSEATGVLKSLIAIPSLSRDEEKAADYLQNYIELQGMATGRKGNNVWCLSPMFDLSKPTLLLNSHIDTVKAVNGWRKAPFTPTIESNGKLYGLGSNDAGASVVSLLQVFLQLCRTTQKYNLIYLASCEEEISGKGGIECVLPELPPISFAIVGEPTEMQPAIAEKGLMVLDVTAYGKAGHAARNEGDNAIYKVLEDIAWFHDYKFEKVSPLLGPVKMSVTQINAGTQHNVIPDRCTFVVDIRSNECYSNQELFAEIQKHISCEAKARSFRLSSSHVEEQHPIVQRAVAMGRVPFGSPTLSDQALMSFPSLKMGPGKSSRSHTADEFIFIQEIEEAIGLYIELLDGATL, encoded by the coding sequence ATGACTTACGATATACCTACAATGGTTTCCGAAGCAACCGGAGTCCTCAAGTCTCTGATTGCGATCCCTTCTCTTAGCCGCGACGAAGAAAAAGCAGCAGACTACCTGCAGAATTATATTGAACTACAAGGTATGGCAACCGGCCGCAAGGGTAATAATGTCTGGTGCCTCAGTCCGATGTTCGACCTGAGCAAGCCAACCCTACTGTTGAACTCGCATATTGATACCGTAAAGGCCGTAAACGGCTGGCGAAAAGCCCCGTTTACCCCTACAATAGAAAGTAACGGCAAACTATACGGATTGGGCAGCAACGATGCAGGCGCAAGTGTAGTCAGCCTGTTGCAGGTATTTCTGCAACTCTGCCGTACGACGCAGAAGTATAATTTGATTTATCTGGCTTCCTGCGAAGAAGAAATTTCCGGGAAAGGTGGTATCGAGTGTGTATTGCCCGAACTACCTCCTATCAGTTTTGCTATTGTCGGGGAACCAACCGAGATGCAGCCCGCTATTGCTGAAAAAGGATTAATGGTACTGGACGTGACCGCTTACGGTAAAGCCGGACATGCCGCACGAAATGAAGGAGACAATGCTATATATAAGGTATTGGAAGATATCGCCTGGTTCCACGACTACAAATTTGAAAAAGTATCCCCACTACTGGGTCCTGTAAAGATGAGTGTAACGCAGATCAATGCAGGCACGCAACACAATGTCATTCCCGACCGCTGCACTTTTGTGGTAGACATCCGCAGTAACGAATGTTATAGTAATCAGGAACTGTTTGCTGAAATACAAAAACATATTTCTTGCGAAGCAAAAGCGCGTTCTTTCCGTTTGAGTTCTTCTCACGTGGAAGAACAGCACCCGATAGTGCAACGTGCCGTTGCCATGGGACGTGTACCCTTCGGCTCCCCCACTCTTTCAGACCAGGCCCTGATGTCATTCCCTTCCCTCAAAATGGGACCGGGAAAGAGTAGCCGTTCTCATACGGCAGACGAATTTATTTTCATTCAGGAGATAGAGGAGGCAATCGGATTGTATATTGAGCTACTGGACGGAGCAACTTTATGA
- a CDS encoding arylsulfatase — protein sequence MEKQKLFSISCGIAGAMVACSCAQQPEAEWKQSPNVIYILADDLGIGDISPYGQNLIKTPNLQRMSDEGMRFTQCYSGTSVSAPSRASLMTGQHTGHTYIRGNMRMDPEGQVAMPAGTYTIAELFHEAGYATGCFGKWGLGYPGSESDPTKVGFDEFLGYNCQTLAHDYYPDHLWDGTKRVEFPENYNQAEGTYSADLIHNRALQYIRSHAGEKFFAYLSYTLPHAELVLPKDSVYQSYCNLIPAKDDEAWAEQNPNRRGAYGAAERPLAAFASMVTRLDKYVGEIMELLAELGIDDNTIVVFTSDNGPHREGGANPDYFKSYGPYRGVKRDLYEGGIRMPMIIRCPNHIEGGVTNDHIMAFWDMMPTFAELTGTTRDIQTDGISFLPTLLRKGKQKEHEYLYWEFHEKGGRQALRYGNWKGVRLFVGCPEKTTFELYDLSKDIHEDNNVAEQYPEMVKKIETLMQGARTESELFDFSRM from the coding sequence ATGGAAAAACAAAAATTATTTAGCATCTCTTGTGGAATCGCAGGAGCTATGGTTGCTTGTAGCTGTGCGCAGCAGCCGGAAGCGGAATGGAAACAAAGCCCCAATGTCATTTATATTTTGGCAGACGACCTTGGTATAGGTGATATTTCACCGTATGGGCAGAATTTAATAAAGACTCCTAATTTGCAACGGATGTCTGATGAAGGTATGCGGTTTACGCAGTGCTATTCCGGTACTTCCGTTTCGGCGCCTTCGCGTGCATCACTGATGACAGGGCAACATACGGGACATACATATATTCGCGGCAACATGCGTATGGATCCTGAAGGACAAGTAGCAATGCCTGCCGGTACATATACTATTGCAGAACTGTTCCATGAGGCTGGTTATGCAACCGGGTGTTTTGGAAAGTGGGGTTTGGGATATCCAGGTTCCGAATCAGATCCGACTAAAGTGGGCTTCGATGAGTTCTTGGGGTATAATTGTCAAACATTGGCTCATGATTATTATCCCGATCATCTGTGGGACGGTACAAAACGTGTAGAATTTCCCGAAAATTACAATCAGGCTGAGGGTACGTATTCAGCGGATTTAATCCATAATCGGGCTTTACAGTATATTCGCAGCCATGCGGGAGAAAAATTCTTTGCCTATTTATCATATACTCTTCCCCATGCAGAATTGGTTTTGCCGAAAGATTCGGTATATCAATCTTATTGTAATCTCATCCCGGCAAAAGATGATGAGGCTTGGGCAGAGCAAAACCCGAACCGCCGGGGAGCTTATGGTGCAGCAGAACGTCCTTTGGCTGCATTTGCTTCAATGGTAACTCGTTTGGACAAATATGTGGGTGAGATAATGGAACTGTTAGCTGAATTGGGAATTGATGATAACACTATTGTCGTATTTACTTCTGATAATGGACCTCATAGAGAAGGCGGGGCAAACCCTGATTATTTTAAAAGTTACGGACCTTATCGCGGAGTGAAGCGTGATCTCTATGAGGGGGGCATTCGTATGCCGATGATTATCCGTTGCCCGAATCATATTGAGGGTGGAGTTACGAATGACCATATTATGGCTTTCTGGGATATGATGCCAACCTTTGCCGAGTTAACAGGCACTACACGTGATATTCAAACTGACGGCATTTCGTTCTTGCCGACTTTGTTACGAAAAGGTAAGCAGAAGGAACACGAATATCTTTATTGGGAGTTTCATGAAAAAGGAGGTAGACAAGCTCTACGTTATGGCAATTGGAAAGGCGTGCGACTGTTTGTTGGTTGTCCGGAGAAAACAACATTTGAACTTTATGACTTATCCAAAGATATACATGAGGATAATAACGTTGCAGAGCAATATCCGGAGATGGTAAAGAAAATAGAAACATTGATGCAAGGTGCGCGTACAGAATCTGAATTGTTTGACTTTAGTCGTATGTAA
- a CDS encoding glycoside hydrolase family 28 protein, giving the protein MRKLVKLIMLVFIILFVVFPCKAEGYGKYYQGLPFDIPKAVTPAIPELEVSLAEYGGIGNGMILNTQAFAAAIADLSERGGGHLIVPEGIWLTGPIVLKSNIDLHVLKNAIVLFTPDKTQYPLLSPDEGTSGSRFQSPISAYHESNFSITGEGVFDGNGEFWRPVKRFKVSNAEWNSFIKTGGTVQQDGAIWYPETSSEKLAKKRPRMVRFVRCERVLLQGVVFQNSPSFHVNFILSDNIVVDGIMVRCPWNAQNGDGIDLSSCTNALIVNCAVDAGDDAICLKSGIGDVGRRRGPCANIIIDNCTVFHGHGGFVIGSDTGGGIDRVSVRNCRFIDTDTGFRFKSKRGRGGVVSNVYVDNIMMNDIANYAIWFDSYYQEKTPEPDGIPEGGEMTDVPFMPVTDDTPCFQDIHISNITCRDAGRAMFFNGLPEMNVSNVSLTDCMIHSVAGAQVDETCGLRMENIHLDVAEGPVLSFNNSKDIEVKDLVYAGNGEQKVRVSGSRNRNIKIKGGKFCIDDVLFTPKAKKAITID; this is encoded by the coding sequence ATGAGAAAGCTAGTTAAACTTATTATGCTTGTGTTCATAATATTGTTTGTTGTTTTTCCCTGTAAAGCGGAAGGATACGGTAAATACTATCAAGGTTTGCCTTTTGATATTCCAAAAGCGGTTACTCCTGCTATTCCTGAACTGGAAGTTTCTCTGGCTGAGTATGGTGGTATCGGTAATGGCATGATATTGAATACTCAGGCATTTGCGGCGGCTATAGCAGACTTGTCAGAACGTGGCGGAGGGCATTTAATTGTTCCGGAGGGGATATGGCTTACTGGTCCTATCGTTTTGAAAAGTAATATCGACTTGCATGTTTTGAAAAATGCAATTGTTTTATTTACACCTGATAAAACGCAATATCCTTTATTATCACCGGATGAGGGCACTTCTGGAAGCCGTTTCCAATCTCCTATCAGTGCTTATCATGAAAGTAATTTTTCAATTACCGGTGAAGGTGTATTTGATGGTAACGGAGAATTCTGGCGTCCGGTCAAGCGTTTTAAGGTTAGCAATGCAGAATGGAATAGTTTTATAAAAACAGGTGGGACTGTACAACAGGATGGAGCAATATGGTATCCTGAAACATCATCTGAGAAGTTAGCCAAGAAACGTCCACGTATGGTACGCTTTGTTCGTTGCGAGAGAGTACTGTTGCAAGGTGTCGTGTTCCAGAATTCTCCGAGTTTTCATGTAAATTTTATTTTAAGCGATAATATTGTGGTTGATGGAATTATGGTTCGTTGTCCTTGGAATGCTCAGAATGGTGATGGCATTGATTTGAGTTCATGTACAAATGCACTGATAGTGAATTGTGCGGTAGATGCGGGAGATGACGCCATCTGTCTGAAAAGTGGAATTGGTGATGTGGGACGTAGAAGAGGACCTTGTGCCAACATTATTATAGATAATTGTACCGTGTTTCATGGGCATGGCGGATTTGTCATCGGAAGTGATACGGGAGGTGGTATTGATAGAGTCTCTGTGAGGAACTGCCGTTTCATTGATACTGATACTGGATTTCGATTCAAAAGCAAACGAGGTCGTGGTGGAGTTGTGTCTAATGTATACGTAGACAATATCATGATGAATGATATAGCGAACTATGCTATTTGGTTTGACTCTTACTATCAAGAGAAAACTCCTGAACCGGATGGTATTCCGGAAGGAGGTGAAATGACTGATGTTCCCTTCATGCCGGTAACTGATGACACTCCGTGTTTTCAAGACATACATATTTCAAACATCACATGCCGTGATGCTGGTAGGGCAATGTTTTTCAATGGCCTTCCGGAAATGAATGTAAGTAATGTATCTCTTACTGACTGTATGATACATTCTGTTGCCGGAGCGCAGGTTGATGAGACATGTGGATTACGGATGGAAAATATACATTTGGATGTTGCAGAAGGGCCGGTACTTTCATTCAATAACTCAAAAGACATTGAGGTCAAAGATTTAGTTTATGCCGGAAACGGAGAGCAAAAAGTTCGGGTGTCCGGTAGTCGTAACCGGAATATTAAGATAAAGGGAGGAAAGTTTTGCATCGACGATGTATTATTTACTCCGAAAGCTAAAAAGGCAATAACGATAGATTGA